GTCCTCGGTGATATTCCTAACCTATCCCCAACACCGCCCACGCACAAAGTACCCCCTCTCGAGCGCCCCGAGAAAGATGGACAGTTCTACGGCGAACCAGATGTAATGGCTACTACGGGTGCTAACTTGAAGTCCGGCAAGAAAACCAAGTCTTCTAAACGCAAGACCAATAAGCAAAATTCATATGGCGCCCTTAAGCAGCGCGATGAAGACAGCGCAAAGGACCATGAGACTTTTCCCGCTACTGAGCCTAGTGTGGCCGAGGGAGACCGCAAGGGCCGTGTTGTGAGTAACTCGGGCGCGAACTTTGGTCGTCGTGTGGCTCAAAGATCAGATTTGTCTTACGGAAATTATATCGCGAACCTAGGTGTTGGAAGAAGACGCGATGTTAGCGGAAAGATGGCCGAGGAGGGCCGAGGCGGTATCGAAAGCCCTAAGACCGGCAATTCCACGCCCAGGGCTGCTGGATGGGCTCGCTTTGCTGGACTATGATATGCGATACCCAGGTCTCGATTTGACTAAATGGAAGGAATGCTGGAAGAAAACAACCTTTTATGGACTTGCATGTGACATCGGAATAATGTGTTGGATGAAGGATGGGATGTTCATGATGTTGGATGGGATAGGATAGGATGGGTGGGATGGAATTCGGATCTTCATTTGTGATACTCACTTGCCATTTTGTGCTGAACTGTTTGGAGTAAATTAGGGCTGATAGCTTAGGAATAAATACCATGGTACCTACGGGCTTTTCTACCGGAATTGATCGGGCTGTAGcataagtatatattaagaatagtGTCATTGTCAGGCACAGCTGTTAAGATGGTACCCCTTCATACTCCCAACCCTGAATAACTCTCTTGTTCCTCCTCGAGTTCCGCCGATTGGCATTACATTTGACGAACAATGTCAAAGCGGCAATTATGCAAATAACTataccagcaacagcagcaaccaaGACCGTGCGTCTTTCAAGTTGGTCCGGATCCGATGTATAAGGGCATTTGGCTTCAGAGCCACCAGTTACCCAGCAGGTTTCCGTATCGATGGAATTGAAATCGATCCAAACCTCGCGCTTGAGCGGGTCGGAAGATGCAGGGTCAACCAGTTCTGGTGACAGAGAAAGCAAATGGCGGAACAGATATGTGTTTTCGAGACCTGTGCGGGGCACTGAGAATTCCCTGTGAGCTGAGCAAGCGTCGTCGTATGCGTCGTCGTATGTAAAGGCGTTTGTGGAGAGAGCCCAGCCGAATGGTTGGTTGTCTATGCGACAGGCGGCGCGGTGCGTTTCGCTGCAGTTTGCGGTGCGCCATCGTCCGTCGAGGGTGAGATCCATGACGGCGCAACGTTTGTCGTCCGATTCGGCGGAATCGAGGTCGGAAATCCGTGCTGCAGGCTGGCCTGAGGCCCACGCCCATGAGGATGATAGAGTAAGGTTGCGGTATGGATCCGGTTTGTCGTCCGCAGTGAGGCCGAACAGGGTATGGTTCAGGGTGGCGGTCATTCCACATTGTGTGAGGTTCACGACTAGGTCCGACACATTTAGAAGGGACGCATCGCTGAAGCTTTGCGGAATGGGGATATGGTCTGCTATTGCCCAGGATGCGTTGGCTTTGGACACATCGGTTGTATTTGGATCGTATAGACAGCCAGTATCTAGACTgccatcatcgcctgcgCTGACGGGCACGATAGAAGTCAGATAACCGGGAGGAAATATAACATCATTTTCTTGCGAGAGATCATAACTGCTAAGCTGAGGATCAATAGAGCCATATTCAACCAACAGCCGTTTTTCGGCTGCCAATTGAACGTATTTCATACTAGGCCACCCATCTGGCGTGCTTTGTACACCACCAGGGTCTTTCTCAATGGTATAATATTCAACGATGGGTTTATACGTCTCGTCAACTTCATACCAAGATTCATTCAGGTTACGGCGATCGTTAGACAGATCGGAGGGGCCATAAATGTATGATCCGAGCTGTTCATCCAATATGGAACTGACACGATGCGTTTTGGCTGGAAGATGTCCGCTATCAACAAACGAAGCGGGAGAACCCGGAGAAGCGggttcggcggcggcatggagGTTGAAGGACAGGTATCTCGTATACATAACCAGATCGGTATCGGTATACCGGAAGTAATCGCGGAAAATATCTAACACATCCACTAGGTCCAGCCCATCCGAGCATTTATAGGGCCCAAGGTCATAAAGTATATCTCCCGTGGACTCATCCGGCTCCACCGTGACCGTACCTTGAGCAACCTCTGCAGTTGCGGTTGCAGTTGGAGAAGCGCCAGGGGTCGTTGTCACAACCAGAAAACCTTTGGGAATCGAGACTGGGCATAGTATCCAACGCGAATGGTCCGGCGACCAATACAGATCGACGTTGAAACGCCGGTAGCCGATAGCAAGCAGGTTAGATAGGCATTTTCCACCCGCAGTCCGCCCGAACTTGTTGTCGCCAAAGCACGCTGCCCGGAGAGATATAGCCGAAGTAGTGACAAAGTTGATAGGAACCTGACCAGCTACATCTCGTTCgctctggaggagaaaatTAGCATAAGCAGTGTTCGCATCGCATTCGTAAGACTGACCAGAAGGACAGTGGCCCAGGACGCATTCAAGAGGGAATCATCCGGATCAAACTTCAGGGACATGAAGATGCAGAATATTGGATATGCAGGGAGGCTTGTGCTGTATGCACGGCATAAGACCACCCCA
This region of Aspergillus puulaauensis MK2 DNA, chromosome 5, nearly complete sequence genomic DNA includes:
- a CDS encoding Lectin C-type domain protein (COG:U;~EggNog:ENOG410PN32;~InterPro:IPR001304,IPR016187;~TransMembrane:1 (o552-576i)), coding for MSLKFDPDDSLLNASWATVLLSERDVAGQVPINFVTTSAISLRAACFGDNKFGRTAGGKCLSNLLAIGYRRFNVDLYWSPDHSRWILCPVSIPKGFLVVTTTPGASPTATATAEVAQGTVTVEPDESTGDILYDLGPYKCSDGLDLVDVLDIFRDYFRYTDTDLVMYTRYLSFNLHAAAEPASPGSPASFVDSGHLPAKTHRVSSILDEQLGSYIYGPSDLSNDRRNLNESWYEVDETYKPIVEYYTIEKDPGGVQSTPDGWPSMKYVQLAAEKRLLVEYGSIDPQLSSYDLSQENDVIFPPGYLTSIVPVSAGDDGSLDTGCLYDPNTTDVSKANASWAIADHIPIPQSFSDASLLNVSDLVVNLTQCGMTATLNHTLFGLTADDKPDPYRNLTLSSSWAWASGQPAARISDLDSAESDDKRCAVMDLTLDGRWRTANCSETHRAACRIDNQPFGWALSTNAFTYDDAYDDACSAHREFSVPRTGLENTYLFRHLLSLSPELVDPASSDPLKREVWIDFNSIDTETCWVTGGSEAKCPYTSDPDQLERRTVLVAAVAGIVICIIAALTLFVKCNANRRNSRRNKRVIQGWEYEGVPS